ACGAGGGGCGGCACGAGATCCTGAAAGAGCCCGTCCAGGCCGCGGTGCGCGCCGATCTCCTCGCGTGGCTCGATGCGCGCATCCCCGCCCGCTCGTAGCCGCACGCCGTAGGCTGGTGCTCGTGCATGGCGAGTACAAGGTCCCCGGAGGAAAGCTCGTTGTCGTCGACCTGGAGGTCGAGGCGGGGAGGATCGGCGGCTTCCACCTGGCCGGCGACTTCTTCCTCGAGCCCGACACGGCGCTCGAGGACATCAACCGCGCGGTGACGGGCCTCCCCGACACCGCCGACGTCCCCGCGATCGCGGCCGCCATCCGCGCGCGGCTCCCGGAGGGGGCGCAGCTGCTGGGGTTCACGCCCGAGGCCGTCGGCACCGCCGTGCGGCGCGCTCTCGTCACCGCCTCGAGCTGGACCGACTTCGAGTGGGAGGTGATCGACGACCCCGCCGTCTCGCCCCTCGTCAACATCGCCCTCGACGAGGTGCTCACCGAGCGCGTCGGCGACGGTCTCCGCAGGCCCACCCTCCGCATCTGGGAGTGGGAGAGGTCGGCCGTCGTCATCGGCTCGTTCCAGTCGTTCCGCAACGAGGTCGACCCCGACGGCGCGAAGCGGCACGGCTTCGAGATCGTGCGGCGGATCTCGGGCGGCGGCGCCATGCTCATGGGCGCGGAGCAGATCATCACGTACTCGCTGTACGTGCCCGCGTCCCTCGTCGCGGGGCTGACGTTCGCCGACTCGTACGCGTTCCTCGACGACTGGGTGCTGCAGGCGCTGCGCTCGATCGGCATCGAGGCGACGTATCAGCCGCTCAACGACATCGCGAGCCCGTCGGGGAAGATCGGCGGGGCGGCCCAGAAGCGCCTCGCCAACGGCGGCGTCCTCCACCACGCGACGCTCTCGTACGACATCGACGGGCAGGCGCTGTCGGAGGTGCTGCGCATCGGGCGGGAGAAGCTCAGCGACAAGGGCACCGTCTCGGCGGTCAAGCGGGTGGACCCCATCCGCAGCCAGACGGGGATGGCACGGCGCGACATCATCGACCGCTTCATCGCGTCGTTCCAGGGCTTCACGGGCGCGACGCGCGGCTCGGTCTCGGCGGAGGAGCTGGCCGCGGCGGAGGAGCTCGTGCGCACGAAGTTCGGCACGGACGCGTGGCTGCACCGCGTCCCGTGAGCGTCGAGGGCCCCGGCGCCCTCGACGACGCCCCGCTCGACGCGCTCGCGCCGGCGCGCGGGGCGGTCACCATCCACTACGGAGACAACCTCGACGTCGCGCGCACGCTGCCCGACGGCGCCTTCGCGATCGCGTACCTCGACCCGCCCTTCAACACCGGCAGGGACCGCGAGACGGACGAGAGCCGCCGCGGCGTCTCGATCGCCGCGCGCACCGAGCCGGAGACGTGGATCGCGGCTGCCGCCGAGCCCGAGGACGGCGCCCTGCTCGGGCATCCCGACGGCGCCGACATCTCGGCGCCCGATGGGCGGGGGAGGGAGCCGAGGGCCGTCGCGCACGCGGGCTTCCACGGCCGCGGCTACGAGCGCGTGCGCGGCGCCCTCCGCACGTTCGACGACCGGTTCGACGACTACTGGGGCTTCCTCGTGCCGCGCATCGAGGAGGCCTGGCGCCTGCTGGCCGACGACGGCACGCTGTACCTGCACCTTGACTACCGGGAGGCGCACTACGCGAAGGTCATGCTCGACGCGGTGTTCGGGCGCGACTGCTTCCTCAACGAGCTCATCTGGGCCTACGACTACGGCGCGAAGTCGCGCAGCCGCTGGCCCACGAAGCACGACACGATCCTCGTCTACGTGAAGGACCCCGACCGGTACTGGTTCGACTCCGGCGCCGTGGACCGCGAGCCGTACATGGCCCCGGGCCTCGTCACGCGCGAGAAGGCGCGGCGGGGCAAGCTGCCGACGGACGTCTGGTGGCACACGATCGTGCCGACGAACGGGAGCGAGCGGACGGGCTACGCGACGCAGAAGCCCGAGGGCATCCTGCGCCGCATCGTCCAGGCGTCCTCGCGCCCCGGCGACCGCGTGCTCGACATGTTCGCGGGCAGCGGCACGACGGGGGCCGTCGCCGCGGATCTCGGGCGCGACGCGATCCTCATCGACGACAACCCCGACGCCGTCCGCGTCATGGGGGAGCGCATCCCCGACGCCCGCGTCGTCCTGCGCAGGCCGGCGCGCTGAGCCGCGCGTGCCCGACCGGCGGAGGGGCGCTCTGACCGGTCCGGGCGCCCCTCCGGCTCAGACGCGCCGGCGTGCGCGGCGCGTGACGAGCAGCCCGGCCCCCGCGACGACGGCGATCGCGGCGACGGCCGCGACCGCCGCGGTCGAGCCGTCCGTCGGGACGAGGGGCTGCCTCTCCTCCGGCCCGGGCGGCTCCGTCTCGCGCGGGCCCGGCGTCGGGGCGTCCGTCGGCTCGGGGGAAGGCTCTCCCGTGGGCGTCGGCGTGGGCGTGGGCGTGGGCGCCTCGGCCGGCTCCGTCGTGAGCGTCCAGTTCTCGGTGAAGAAGTCCGCCGGGTCGATCACGCCGCGCTCCGAGGCCCAGTCGACGAGGAGCTGCCGGATCTCCAGCCTGTCGTCGTAGACGACAGGCGCCTCGGCGACGTGCGGGTAGTCCGAGCCGCCGCTCTGCCGGTAGTTGTTGACGGCCAGCACGAAGCACTCGTCGTCCCCGACGGGGGTCCCGTCGGGGTGGCGCAGGTCGCTCACGCGCTCGCCGAGGTCCTGCGAGACGTCGATCGTGTAGTCGAGGCCCGTGAGCACGTCGTACGCGTAGTCGGGGACGCCCTCGGGGGCATCGGGGTACACCGCGTTGGTCCCGTTCTCCGGGTCGAACTCCGCGCCCTCCGGCGTCTGCACGTAATACCTCGCCGAGTACTCCAGGTAGTCGTCGATCTCGCGGCCCGTCAGGACCACGCCGAGCAGGGTGTTCTCGTAGATGTAGAGCCCCGCCAGATCGCGGATCGTCACCTCTCCCTGCGGGAAGCGCGCCGTCCGCGAGAACGGCGAGGCCTGGGAGACGACCGGCAGGCCGGCGTACTCCGTGCCCTCCAGCGCCGCGTCGACGGTGTCGGCCTGCACCTCGCCGATGAACTCGATGATGGGGGTGTCCTCGTAGCGCGAGGTCTCGGTGAGCAGCTCCTCCGTCGACGTCGCGACGGGGGTGTCGACGTAGGCGACCGTCGTGTCGTGCGCGTCGCGGACGGCGTCCGCGACCGCCGTCGACTCCGCCAGTCCGTCCGTCCCGTAGCGCGGGGTCACGGTCGGGGCCGCCTCGTCCGACCAGTCGACGCGGAAGCCGTCGCCGTCGGCGACGAGCGAGAGGTCGACCTGGCTCACGGAGCGCGCCCAGTAGTTCGGCTGGGTGATGAGCACGGGCTCGCCCGCGACGTTCTCGACGACCTCCTGCGGCTCGTCGTTGTGGCTGTGCCCGCCCACGACGACGTCGATGCCGGGCACCATGGTGGCGATGTTCCTCGCGGCGTCCTCGGTGAGCGCCGTGCGGTCGTAGTCCGCGTCGGGGGTGGTCCCCTTGCCCGTGTGCGCGAGCACGACGACGACGTCGGCCTGCTCCTCGACGACGGGCACCCACTCCTCGGCGGTCTCCACGACGTCGCGGAACTCGAGCACGCCCTCGACGATGCCGCGATCCCACACGCGCACGCCGGGCGTGACGAGGCCGAGCACGCCGATCGTGACGCTCTCGCCGCCGATCTCCCGCTCGATGAGGGTGTAGGGCTCGTGATAGGGCTCTCCGGTGGCGGCGTCGACCACGTTCGCGCCGAGGAGCGGCGCGTCGAGGTCCTCCTCGTAGGCGGAGAGCAGGTCGAGCCCGTAGTTGTACTCGTGGTTGCCGACGACCTGCGCGTCGTACCCGATCGCGTCGAAGGCCGTCGCCATCGGGTGCTCGACCTCGTCCGCCAGAACGGATGGCGCGCCGTCCCCCATGCCGTAGTAGTACGTCAGCGGGGTCCCCTGGATGGCGTCGCCGTTGTCGAGCACGACGACCGACTCGGCGCCGCGCTCGGCGCGCACCTCGTCGATCGCGGTCGCCGTCCTCGTCAGGCCCAGCGCGTCGTCGGCCGGGAACGGGGCGTCCT
This window of the Microbacterium sp. AB genome carries:
- a CDS encoding lipoate--protein ligase family protein codes for the protein MHGEYKVPGGKLVVVDLEVEAGRIGGFHLAGDFFLEPDTALEDINRAVTGLPDTADVPAIAAAIRARLPEGAQLLGFTPEAVGTAVRRALVTASSWTDFEWEVIDDPAVSPLVNIALDEVLTERVGDGLRRPTLRIWEWERSAVVIGSFQSFRNEVDPDGAKRHGFEIVRRISGGGAMLMGAEQIITYSLYVPASLVAGLTFADSYAFLDDWVLQALRSIGIEATYQPLNDIASPSGKIGGAAQKRLANGGVLHHATLSYDIDGQALSEVLRIGREKLSDKGTVSAVKRVDPIRSQTGMARRDIIDRFIASFQGFTGATRGSVSAEELAAAEELVRTKFGTDAWLHRVP
- a CDS encoding bifunctional metallophosphatase/5'-nucleotidase; the protein is MAPDYGLPAATASASAPPDDTTERIPLTLMATTDVHGHVLDWDYFQDAPFPADDALGLTRTATAIDEVRAERGAESVVVLDNGDAIQGTPLTYYYGMGDGAPSVLADEVEHPMATAFDAIGYDAQVVGNHEYNYGLDLLSAYEEDLDAPLLGANVVDAATGEPYHEPYTLIEREIGGESVTIGVLGLVTPGVRVWDRGIVEGVLEFRDVVETAEEWVPVVEEQADVVVVLAHTGKGTTPDADYDRTALTEDAARNIATMVPGIDVVVGGHSHNDEPQEVVENVAGEPVLITQPNYWARSVSQVDLSLVADGDGFRVDWSDEAAPTVTPRYGTDGLAESTAVADAVRDAHDTTVAYVDTPVATSTEELLTETSRYEDTPIIEFIGEVQADTVDAALEGTEYAGLPVVSQASPFSRTARFPQGEVTIRDLAGLYIYENTLLGVVLTGREIDDYLEYSARYYVQTPEGAEFDPENGTNAVYPDAPEGVPDYAYDVLTGLDYTIDVSQDLGERVSDLRHPDGTPVGDDECFVLAVNNYRQSGGSDYPHVAEAPVVYDDRLEIRQLLVDWASERGVIDPADFFTENWTLTTEPAEAPTPTPTPTPTGEPSPEPTDAPTPGPRETEPPGPEERQPLVPTDGSTAAVAAVAAIAVVAGAGLLVTRRARRRV
- a CDS encoding DNA-methyltransferase, whose amino-acid sequence is MAAPRPVSVEGPGALDDAPLDALAPARGAVTIHYGDNLDVARTLPDGAFAIAYLDPPFNTGRDRETDESRRGVSIAARTEPETWIAAAAEPEDGALLGHPDGADISAPDGRGREPRAVAHAGFHGRGYERVRGALRTFDDRFDDYWGFLVPRIEEAWRLLADDGTLYLHLDYREAHYAKVMLDAVFGRDCFLNELIWAYDYGAKSRSRWPTKHDTILVYVKDPDRYWFDSGAVDREPYMAPGLVTREKARRGKLPTDVWWHTIVPTNGSERTGYATQKPEGILRRIVQASSRPGDRVLDMFAGSGTTGAVAADLGRDAILIDDNPDAVRVMGERIPDARVVLRRPAR